AAAGTGGAAAGCTGGAAGCGAGTCTTTCATTGTTACCAATGCTACAGGAGAGGCACCAGTCCTTCAAAAGGAAGATAATTTGGAACTCCATGTACCAGTAGATGGTCCTCCATGTTCATGGACTTACATATATGCTTCTGCATCTGGTCAAGCTATGCTGCATGCAACATTTTCAAAGGAATATCATCATATTGATCCCTCTTTAAGTGGGCCTATTGTTTTAGGGGCAACTTCCAGAATTGCATCATACATGCCTCTTACTCTGCACCAGGCAGGTGACGGGAACCAGTTTGGTGGTTACTGGGTTAATACAGCTCGAATAGAAACTACTAATAAACTAGAAGATCGAGATAAGGTATATCTTGTCCCTGGAACACAAGTAGATGTCATTCTTCATGGAGGGCCAGAAAGGTGGGACAAAGGTGTTGAGTTTGTGCAGAGAGtggagatttttgatgaagaacaTACACATGACAATGGGGTTGATGTTCATCTGATTTCTAGCAGCGATGGTAGTTTGTACAGACTTTTATGCCAAACACTGGGGACCTATGTAAGCTTCTGTGCTGTTTCCTGGTTGGCCTTTTACGAGTTTCAATTGAAGTCCATATTGTTGCTATTTGTTTCTTACAAATATGGTTTATCAATCAAGAGTCATGATATGTTGCTTTCTATGGTTCCTAACTGTTCAGAGACTTGTTTTTAAACGTGGAAATTTGGTTGGAGATGATCATTCTCTTCCCGCATTAGTGGAAGCTTCCTTGTCTCTTGCTTGCAGCCTTCCTTCCTCAATTGTGGTAATAGTGGATGAAcctggtaaatgttgtttatattgGGTGGATGTGAAATATGACATTTGATTTTTCTACTCTTCTCTTTTTCTGCTGTTTAACCAGTTGTGTGGTTTTGGTTGATGTTATAGTTAATAATCGAGATGTTATTCGGACTGCAATTCAAGCTGACCGTAGCCCGGGGCAAAGTCAAGTCACCCCAGTTACTGTGGCTAATGGGCGAACTATTAGAGTGGCTGCTGTAAGTATTAGTACCACTGGGGAGCCTTTTGCAAACTCTTCTTCCCTGTGCTTAAAGTGGGAGTTAGGCAGTTGTGACAGTCTGGCTTATTGGAACCATGCTTATGATTCAGAGAACTATAATCCATCTAGTTGGGAGAGGTTCCTGGTCTTGCGAAATGAATCGGGATCGGTACTGCTGTTGATTCATTACTTTCTAGTTCTGGTTTTTAGTTATATTTAGCAATATCTTTGCCATGAGGTAAGTAGATAAACCATCATACAATTGAATGCTAAGGGAAGGAGTGAGAGGTCTTTCTAAAAATTGGAAGGGGAGGTTGAGTGAAGACCAAGTGCACTCAAATACAGTGAGGATAACTGTGATGATaatctttaaattaaatgaagatatcacaGCAAAAAAACTATTAGTAGTATCTCCTTGAAATAATATCTTAAGAGTTGTAAGCATGAAAAAGTGCATATGGGTTTAAATTGGCTTCAAATGTAAGTTGGCGatatagataaataattttttgccGCATTTAAGTATCTAATATTGGTTTCAATTGATTAAAAAGCAGGTTAGAGGCATCATTCTTGCGTGTTAGGTTATAAGTAACTAGAGAAGTATAAGAAAACCTAACTGGGGAGCTTGCATCTGCTTCATTCAGTTTTTCCCCATCCTATGTGTTTTATCCTCACTTTTGTAGTAATTATGTACTCTTGGGGCATAATGAGTGTGAGGTCAACATTCCTAAAGAACAATATCACCTCTTCTGTTTAGAGGTTGTACAAGTTTGACTATTTGGATTATTCGCACCCTAGCATCTAGTCTTCTCATTTTTGTATTTGTAATATATCAGTAGACACTTGTTGCCTCTGAATACTGTTATTTAATATTCTTGATACTTTAGAGCTATAATATCTAGATGGTTGGCCTTCCATTTGTTTTTATTCCttaagtattgaataattaatgCAACTTTTTTCTTCTCAGATGTGTTAAGTTGGGATAAAAATGAGATTTAAATTGCTTTTGTCTCAGTGTATTGTTCGTGCCACCATTActggattctttggtagttcCGCAGCTGACCGTTATTCTGCTAAATTGCTAGAAGGTTCAGATAATTTTCTTACAGATGCTGTAAGGTTACAGGTAGGCTGTTTTGGCATGTTTATATTTCTGTTTTTACTGCATAAAATTGAAGTGTCTTCTCTGCTATTTTTCTTGCTGTGAATAATCTACTCAAACAAGCTTTGTTTGCCCTCTATGGTTCTTTCTTTAGAAAAAAGAATATTGTTATTAAtgtgtttttctttctttggGGCACTAACATAGTATAAAagtttattctaatattttgatatgttaATCTTTGCAGCTTGTTTCTACTCTAAAAGTGAGTCCGGAGTTCAATCTGTTATATTTCAACCCTAATGCTAAGGTAGAAATCCAGTACCATCGCTGCTTTAATCATTCATTTGGTAATTTCAGttgaatatgttttataattttgaacCATGTTAGATGAAGTTGATGTGATACATTGCTTTTGAAGCTGATTTGATCATTTTCTTTGTAATATTCATTGCCAGAGAAACATTTAATACATCTTTTGCTGGTggcttatatatatgttatgaagtttgatgaacttgccaatgaatttatgtttttgccTTCAATAAACTTGTTTGCTTTATACTTTTATTCTCTAACAAACTGGTGACAGTGGCTATTTGGTTTCCCATTTTCTGAGCCATTGCATTTTCACAGATCTAATTATTAGATTAAATAATCTGTTGCTATGGTTCCCTTGCTAGTAGCTACATGAGGATTATGGGTTTGCATATCTAATGAAAAATAACAGTTTGGATTGGAGTGTTACCGTGGTTCCCTTGCTAATTGCTACATTTGGAATTTAAGGAATTCTCTTGGGCAGTGCTTGCTGTTAAGTTCTTCAATAAAGGAGTAAACGAATGGATAACTGAAGCTTCAAACTGCCAATAATTTTTGTTCAAAATAACTTTCATCTATGCATGTCTTTATGATAATGGAAAAGGTGAATGGTAAAATCTGGGGGAGCTATTGTAATAGCATTACTGTATATACAAgcaattttaacaatttcatcCTGCCTGAGTCCCAGTATATCATCATCTTTTTTGATTTATCATTCTAATCAGTCAAAAAGATAGTGTGCTACTAACAACATATATGTAGTTGTCATGATTCCACATTCTACAGCTCTTAACCGGATGGATATCTTTTTCATGcttctttttatttgttaattatgcTGTTGCTCCTTAGTTGAATATTGAGCAAATTAGATTTTAGATTAAAGGACTATAACTATGTTTAGTTAGTGTGATGTTTGATGGTACCTCAATGTGTAGAGGCTTTTGAGCCGGACATCTTCAATCCTTTTgagcataattttttttcaaaccaaCCCTATTGGTTTGATTTTGTTTTCAGGCATAAAATACTCCTAATTGTCTTTTTTCTGGAATTTTGGCCGTTTATGATTTTCGTACAATATACTCAATCATTGTATCCATTTAGGCAAATTTGTCAATTACTGGAGGGAGCTGTTTCTTGGAAGCTGTTGTGAATGATTCTCGAGTCGTTGAAGTTACTCAGTCACCACCTGGTTTACAATGCTTACAACTGATTTTATCACCGAAAGGCCTTGGAACTGCAGTTGTGACAGTTTATGATATTGGGCTTACTCCTAATCTTGTGGCTTCTGTCGTGGTAATCTCTCcattttgaaaatgaatataCTTGTTATTTGCTTAAAGTGCGTTTCTGTTTGACAAAGTTGAAGGGAAGTTTGTAGGAAACCCCTTTAAGTGGATGTTGATTCTATATGCATTTTATTCATGCAATATGATTAGGTAATTTATGAGAATCTTGCATGAAATCCTTTTGATTTTCCAAACATATCATGCTTCAATGTGTATATATTTTCAAGAGAGCTTCATTTTAAGTACTTAAAAGAAGTACTGCTTGTGAAAGTTGGTGCTTTACCTTAAGTCCCTAACTAATTTGAAATACATGAAATATTTGGACTTATATTGTTTAAGGTTCAACCATGCTACAGTAAATAATGCTTTTTATTTACTTGAAGTAAATCCTGGGCTCTCTTGGCAAATTTGAAGGAAATGAAAGTCTGGAAGTAATCCCTTTCTGGGGATGTTGATGCTGTTCACATTTGAAAAATTATCTAAAAGCAACTTGCTCAAACACATTTCTTTATTGTCTAGAAAAGAGATGTCTTTTATGTTTGTTCAGGCCAACAAATTCAGTTATAAATGAATCCCTGTTTTAATTAGAGGAAGGTGTGGTACTATGTTTTTTTGAATCTTTATCATGTCATGCACGTATAAAGTGATAGCTGAGATCAACATGAAGTTTTCTTTCATTGCTTCAAAATGAAATGTTGGGTTAAGTTGAAATTACAACATGCTATGTATTCAGAAGCTCTTATTTACTATTCATACCAGCGTTATGCGTTCTCCCACTGATGATACCTTCATGTTTTATATCTCTTTGCTCATAATTTATTATTCTGATGACATTTTTACAGGTCCAAGTTGCAGATATAGACTGGATTGAGATTATGTCTGGAGAAGAGATAAGCCTTATGGTGGGTTCTTCACTGGACCTTATACTTAATTGATACTTTCTTTTCCACTTCCAATCCGGATTAGCACTTATTGACTGGTAATTTTTTATCTGAAGGAAGGAAGTTCAAAGTCAATTGGTTTGATGGCTGGGGTTGATGATGGAAGCACTTTTGACATTCCTCAGGTTTGAAATGATTGCCATTTATCATTCTCCTGAAGCTATATGTACCAGATAATCTTTTGTGGAGATATGTTTTAGACTAAATGCTGTGGGAAGTGTGTTAGGTATTTAGCCAAGTTGAGTCCAGAATCTTGGCACACAGTTCCTTATGCATATCTGTCCTCTCATGCCAGAGATCCTTTTATAGTAACCTAATGGCTATCTTAGAAGTAAAAGATATATACACAAACTATTTTGACaatatatctcataatatacggTCTTGCATTGAAAATATATCTTTGTACATGTCAGTTTATCCTGATTTTGAAAGGTTTCTGATGTGTCTACGCCAATGCTTCCATGTACGAACCATGTTTTCACATTCTTTGTGTTCCTATTGTGCAGTATGCGTACATGAATATCCGTGTGCATATTGAAGATGATATAGTGGAACTTGCGGACAAGGATGATTTCTCAAGCCCTAGCGGTCGATATATAGGTGCACAGACTTTCAAAATCAGGGCAAAACATCTTGGtgtcacaactctttacgtaagtcGTTTAGCACTCCTGAAAATTTCTTTGATGTTATCATTTCCTTGGGGCTTGTTGAGGTTTCTCAATCAAGAGTTTGTTTGCATAAATTTCAAGATAGATCTTGATAACAGGTCAGTGCTAGACGACATTCTGGACATGAACTATTGAGTCAAGCTATAAAGGTTGAGGTTTATGCTCCACCAACAATTCACCCACCAAATATTTTCCTAGTACCAGGCGCTTCTTACTTGGTGTGGCTCTGCATTCCATTACTTTCTGTTAACAGTTCTTGTATCATATGGAACGTCATATCCTTTTCCCCTCAAATCCTTGTGCTCCCTTTTCCCTTTTCCTCCATGTTTCTAACTATATCAAATATCACATGTATTTTTCATGCTTTTAGCTCACTATTAAAGGAGGTCCAACCCTTGGTGCCTTTGTGGAATATACAACTACAGATGATGCCATTGCAACAGTGGACAAAACTTTAGGGCGATTGACTGCAACTTCACCTGGAAACACTGTAAGATTTGAGATATGATAAATAACAATTGTGTTGTTTatctatatataaaaaacaattgCTTATGACTTCTCAATTTTACGTTCATGGAGATTAGTGTCAATGAAGCTGTAGTTTGTTGAGCACTTTGTATTTTCAAGTTGTAAATAAACTAGACAGGCCACTTGAACAGATTTGGTTTGTGATGAATGGAGACATTTTCTTGTGGGTGGACACTGTTGAGTGTTTATTCTTTGCCGTCATTTCTTGTCACTCTCTATTTCACCAGCCATACATAGAAGTGGGAAAATCTCATTTGTACTCAGCAGCCTTACTAAATGAACTGAACGCTTCTACGCTGCTCTTATAAGAGCATACATGTGGATATCTAATATGTCTTTGTCAGCTGTTCATGGTCATATTAATACGTTTAGCCCAAATGTACTTGCTGGCTATGCAAAGTGATTTAACATTAGTTCTTCTggtaaatttcatcatttaaaatTCTATCAAGGTTAAATCTTTATCCCCAGCTTGCTTCATCACCAAAACAGTGAAATGCCAGTGCTTGATTTTCCCTTAACAAACAAGTTTTAACTATAtgttaagtttttaatttggatttacTTTTTGGTTTTTCCACCAGACACTGCTTGCCACAGTTTATGGGAATGGCGGTGATGTGATTTGTCAAGCAGATAGCAGTGTTAAAGTGGGAGTACCGTCTTCAGCGATATTGAATGTACAAAGTGAACAACTTGCTGTTGGCCGTGAGACACCAATTTATCCTTTATTTTCTGAGGCAAGTATGGCTAGCCTAAAGAAATATCTCACTATCTATTTCAATCTGAATTTGACTGAGATTTTGTATTTTCAGGGAGACTTATTTTCTTTCTATGGGCTATGCAAAGACTACAAGTGGAACATAGAAGATGAAGAGGTTGAATCAAATGTTGTTTCCAGTAGTATTTGTCTTTGATTTATTAATTTGTCATATGCTTcaattttgttgatttttttggtagaaaagattcatttccttttcctttataGGTGTTAACATTTGGGGTTCCACTGGTTGGTTCGGAAACAGTTCAACACGTTAGTTATGTGGATAACAAAGAACTTAGTTTTATCAATGTTCTGTATGGAAGGTATACTTGTGTTAATGaaaattatattgtttttcttttgaaatacaaattattattgttattcatcTGCTGCTTCATGTAGTAAATAAATATTGGCTGTGCACttgaaatttcatttatttattttaaaatttctggaAGTGATGGGGTGGAAACCACGTTAATGATTGTGGTTGTTGTTTTCCCTTCTCACAAAATTGTTCATTTTCAGGCATCCTTCATTAAAACTTGCTGGAGTTTGAATGCTTGGGATTGAATAACTTATACTGCATCTTATTCGTATGATAAATGATTTATAAATGTCTTATTCCACAAAATTTGTTTGGTTTTAGAAGTTATTAGAAAAATTTTAAGTTGATGTCTTTCAGTGAAGGACTTTGATTTAAGTTGAAGGTTTATCTGCAAGGTTAAAGTGGCAaacacttaacaaattttctttctgCCTCTTTGTAGTAATGAAACTTGGTCTTAGGTATTGGACATCAGTCTGTAGAATGATGATATCTAGATAATTTTTCTGACTGAATTTGCTCAGTTGAACCACAATGCTCATGACATAGATGATCTAGTCTTATAGCTAAATTCAGGAAAAATAAGCTTAGGGCTTATTTGGATTTTGACATGATTTAACTTATATATCCACTGAACTTCAGTGACCCATTCTTTCATATTCTTAATCTTGAAGTGATTATATATCAATCCTGGCAAGCTGAATCTCCTTTCTGATCTGACCAAACTATCCAATTatactagcttttcaaatgaATAATTATCTCTCTTCTTCAGGGCCCCAGGGAGGACAAATATTGCAGTTTCATTCTCATGTGACTTTATTTCTTCTGGTTCACACATGGAGGCAAGGACTTACAATGCTTCTCTCTCACTATTGGTAGTGTCTGATCTTCCCCTGGCACTTGGAGCTCCTGTCACATGGCTTCTTCCTCCCCATTATACCACATCTAGCATCTTACCTTCATCAGTAGAGTCACATGGGCAAAAAGATGGTCAGAATCGCAAAGGAAGCATAATCTATTCTTTGTTAAGAAATTGTAAGGAAGCAACAGAAGCTTCACAGCGTGCTGTTTCTATTGATGGGGACAAAATAAAAACAGAAGAGAGCAATAATCTTGCTTGCATTCAAGCCAAAGATCGCATCACTGGGAGAACTGAGATTGCTTCTTGTGTCCGGGTTGCTGAGGTATTGTACAACCTTTTGTATTTCCCGCTCAATGACTTAACATATGTAGCAAGTAGCTAATACTCCTTTTCCATTCTCGCTGACTATCAAACTTTGTTACTGTCTAGATATTTGTTACCTAGTCAAGTTGCATATTATTTGGTGTCCTATCATTCCAATGGCAGAATGTTAAAAAATGTGTTTTGAAATTTTCGTAATATCTTTTGGAAAGATGATTTATATTCCTTTTAGGTGGAGCAAATAAGAATAACAAACAAGGAGCTTCCAGTCCATTCAATTGATCTCGCTGTTGGTGCAGAAATTGAACTTTCAATAAGTTACCATGATGCTATAGGTAAACTTATGTTAATTATTTTCACTCTGTTATTTTGTATCCTAATTGATTACCTCTTATGATTTTGTACTTTCTCAGGAAATCCCTTTTACGAGGCTTCTAATGTTATTCTTCACCATGCTGAAACTAATTATCCCGATGTGGTCTCTGTTAACAATACCCGTGGCACCAATATGATTCATCTAAAGGTCTGTTGATCTttgaaattaattgaaaatttagggTGACCAATCAAGcagttttctttctctttttacttCTATTGCTTTACGATTTATCATATAGACTGCACTGCATAAAAGATCTCATTCAAGCGCACAACAAATTTACCTCAAGCTATATCATTTAATCAAATGTTCTGCTTGAAGGCAATGCGACATGGTAGAGCTCTTCTCCGTGTTTATGCAGTGCAGTCTATATGCTGAAACTAATTACCCTGATGTGGTCTCTGTTAACAATACCCGTGACACCAATATGATTCATCTAAAGGTCTGTTGATCTCTTGAAATTAATTGAAAACTTAGGGTGACCAATCAAGcagttttctttctctttttacttCTATTGCTTTACAATTTATCATATAGACTGCGCTGCATACAAGATCTCATTCAAGCGCACAACAAATTTACCTCAAGCTATATCATTTAATCAAATGTTCTGCTTGAAGGCAATGCGACACGGTAGAGCTCTTCTCCGAGTATCAATTGACAATCGTCCACAGAAGTCTGACTATATGCTGGTACGTATTTCCTCGTCTCTAAATCACTAACTATATCTTAGATTTATCACTGCACAACATGTATCTGCATACGTGCACGAACAAGATTCAGCTCATAAATGCTAAACTTTCTTAAGCTCAAATTGCTTGTGCTTTTTTCTAAGGATGTAAGGCCTTGTTCTGACATGCATTTGATTCCAATTCATTACTTCTATTGCAATAAGAAAAGTTTTATGCTTTGACCAAAATCTGTTAATTTGTGTTGATTGATAGTTTCTCTCCAGCTTATAAGCCTTATCCTTCATTGTTCAGATTTCAGTTGGTGCCTATGTGCATCCCCAAAATCCAGTTCTCCACCAGGGGAGTTCTATTAACTTCAGCGTAGTAGGTGGGTTTATGGTGGAATATTATTTCTAAGAAGGAATTTATCATTTTTCCTCTAATACTCTGTTTTTTGTCCATTCTGTGTTAGGCTCTGATGATCAAGCTTCAGGTCACTGGCATAGTGTCAATGAAAGTGTTATAGTTTTACACACTCAATCTGGACAGGCGGAAGCAGTTGGAGAGGGATCAACCCAAGGTACTAAATAATCATTAATAATATCCTTTACTGTGTTAAATCTgctggattttaggaaattgatGTGAAATATGTCATTGTATTGAGATGCCATTCagtgatttaatttttgttatttctaAATAGTTTCTTTTGAAAGTTCAAATGTCAAGCTGCGAACAACAGTCACAGTTCTACCTGGAAGTACCCTTGTTGTGGATGCCCCCAAGGAGATGCTGACAAATGTTCCGTTTCCCTCCCAAGGATTTAGCTTTTCCGTGAAGTTCAGGTTTGTACATTAATTAGTGCTTTTAATTGTGTTATGCCAACTTACAACTTGACTCTGGTCAATTTATTGGGAGGTCAACAgttattctaaaattttaagtggGTTAGAAGACTTATGGCAAATCAACCTTATAAACATTATTTGAAGCATACTAATCATCTGCTTTTGGAGAATGTTAGCATTACTTCATTGTTCAAATGAATGTAAAATAATTTTGGTCTGGAATAAGCTTTCCACAAGATGtgttaaaatattctaattttcTTTGGTCTGAACACTGATGTACTATGTAGTCTCGATATGGTCCTTAcagtttatttataatttagtactATACACTAATTCAGTGGGTTTCTTAAACATATATGTATGACTGATGCTTAGGTTTCCTtttctgaattttgaaatttattaattttaagaaattgtATATGACAATATTTTGGTGGCAGATCATCTTTGGTATTAAGTGTACTGTCTATAAATTGTGACTTGTTCTTTTATGTGAAAGACTAATGGTTATTTATCCAGTTGTGTTTTGCGCAAAATAACCAATGAATAAGCAAAATTTTTAACTGTTGCCATATACTAGTGATACAAATGACAAGATCAACACTGTTGGAAGCAGTAAAGGAGCCCCATATGACTGTAGGGTAGACCCTCCTTTTGTCGGGTATCTCTCTCTCATTCAAGTTAGAATGTTGATCTAGCATATAAATTGTACTATttgtaatgaattttttttttttaatctctgCAGCTATGCGAAGCCATGGATAGACCTTGATACTGGCAACTCGTTTTGCCTTTTCTTCCCTTACTCCCCAGAGCATTTGGTCCGCACCATACCCAAGTTGAAGGACATGAAACCATATATTTATGTTTCCATTAATGCTTCAATGAAAGAGCACAGCCATGTTTCTGGATCTGCATCTGCACTTTTTGTCGGGGGATTTTCCGTAATGCAAATGGGAAAGGTAATTGATTGatgatttatattaaattttcatttaatatagAAGACTTACTTTGATTTACTGTTCTCTGTGTCACATAAGGTTATTGAACTATTATTATTGGGTTTATATTTTAACTGTTTCAGTTCTTATCTTGGTGCCCCTTTGTACAGTTCTTGACTTAAACATGAATAGGGGGATCATGGATGATTTTCTAAATGTTTTGCTTGTTTCAGGATATAGCACAGTTAAATCTGACACCAGACTTTAACAAGACTATCATAACCATCTTGGGAAACACAGGTAAAATGACTCAGGCACACACTTTCTTTTCATCTCCTCGCCTCCTATGCCACCACCttcctaatttatttttaagtttttttttatatggacTAGAGTGCACATGATGCAAGATTCCTTATACACCCCCTGAGACTAAGTAGCCAGTGGCTGTAGAACAAAAATGATTGTATTAGGGCTATTAAGGTATCTGAATGAAGAAAAAAGGGTAACGGTGGTTGGGAAGAGGATGCAAGTTACCAGAGTTCTAAGCTTTAGGTAATGATTATGTATGTGTGTGGTTGGCCTTTTGTATTCTATGTAAGCATAAAAGGATTCATGGAACATTTCTAGTTAGGCAATATATGCTGTGACTCACTTTTGCCAAGTGAAACCCCATAGCTCATTGATGGACGATTGCAAGTGTGAAGCATTCATGTCTGACATTTTTCCATTTTGATAATTAACCTTTTAGAAGTTCTGCTTTATAGCTTTTAGAAAAGCTCCTATAGTTTCTGTTTGACCTTATAAACACTTCCCTACTCCCAGACTTATGTCTACTGCTTCCGTGCCTCTGATGCATTCCATAGTTCCATTTATCAGTCAAATCTTATTCTTATCTTTCATTTGGTCTTTGTAGATGTTGAAATCCACTGGCATGGCCAAGATTTGTTAGCAATCAATCCCATCCAGAAAGAAGGATTTGGTCTCAGTCGCCGCATAGATTATGAGGTGCGATTGCGAATATTTTCTTAATCTAAGAACAAATTTGTTCAGTCGCATGGGTTAGCCAAGTGGTAAGGGTCGGTTGGGGTTGTACAAAAGAAAATGCTCTGCTAGCTTAAATACTCAAAAGCACAGTGCATCTTTTGAATTGATCGAATTATAGAATGAAAAGCTCCTGCGATGGAAAATATTCAAAACCGTAACAAGCTTCAAAATTATGATATTTGCAATAAAATATTTGGAGGCAATGTTCAAAATTTCAATCTTTTCATTTCTTGATATTATTCTATTTGTGATTTCAGGTAAAAGCACTTAGTGCCAAGCGATTTGCAGATAAAATCATTGTCAAACTCCCATCCACTGGTCAGCCTAGTCTTGAAtctggatttttttttattatgatgaCAACAATGAAGcttctcatctttcttttttttcaggTCAAAGAGTGGAAGTGGATGTCAACTATGAACCAGATGAAAAATCTGAAGCTACTATTAACTTTTCCTTTTGGGCGAAGGTTATGGGAAGTATTGCCCTAACAGTAATCACACTGATCATTGGCTTCATATGTTTCCTCGACCGACCTCTTGGATCATCCCAGCCACCATCCACTCCTCTGTGCAGTTCAAGCATATCAGCACCTGTCACGCCAGACCGGAGAAGTCCCCTTCGTTTGGACGAACAATCTCCACGAACACCGCAGCCATTTGTAGATTATGTGAGAAGAACAATAGACGAAACTCCATACTATCGGCGAGAAGGTAGGAGGAGGTTTAATCCTCAGAACACATACTAAAAATCTCTATAATCTGGCTGCCCTTTAACTTCATTTTTGTTGTATTGCTTAGAAGTTAGAATCTG
This window of the Gossypium hirsutum isolate 1008001.06 chromosome A09, Gossypium_hirsutum_v2.1, whole genome shotgun sequence genome carries:
- the LOC107892125 gene encoding nuclear pore complex protein GP210, yielding MSKMIRFIFWLFSTVSLMAVIGTASHSSSGPHIADVNILLPPKMTNPVEYRLQGSDGCFKWSWDHHEILSVLPEYNVTNHCSTSARLRSIAPYSGRKETAVYARDVHTGIVIRCKVFIDNFDRIQIFHNSIKLDLDGLATLRVRAFDTEDNVFSSLVGLQFMWKLMPKTSGLSHHLAHVPLKDSPLSDCGGLCGDLDVQIKLEEKGVFSDLFVVKGIHIGHENVSVQLLEPPLKGMGDKIVLTVAEAMSLYPPSPVFVLIKATLHYSLKVIRENVPQEVSLPSPHHRWSVSNSSVAEMDSTMGVIHALTLGETTVIVEDTRVDGHSQMSSLKVVLPDTLSMYISLLSASGDPIEGMEPIPPMARWYVVSGKQYVIQLKVFSRGPYAQEIYITENDDIEFYDNQSGYWKIVPVLEPIASRYGWRSARILEATSEGLGKLTTSLVYYNGHHDSKEVLKVMQEVIVCDQVKFSLGKVTGESQTILLPWAPAVHQEMELKAAGGCAKASSDYKWFSSDITVISVTAYGAVQAKKPGKATVKVVSSFDSFNYDEVMIEVSIPSSMVMLQNFPVETVVGSHLPAAVSMKASNDAYFSRCDAFHSFIKWKAGSESFIVTNATGEAPVLQKEDNLELHVPVDGPPCSWTYIYASASGQAMLHATFSKEYHHIDPSLSGPIVLGATSRIASYMPLTLHQAGDGNQFGGYWVNTARIETTNKLEDRDKVYLVPGTQVDVILHGGPERWDKGVEFVQRVEIFDEEHTHDNGVDVHLISSSDGSLYRLLCQTLGTYRLVFKRGNLVGDDHSLPALVEASLSLACSLPSSIVVIVDEPVNNRDVIRTAIQADRSPGQSQVTPVTVANGRTIRVAAVSISTTGEPFANSSSLCLKWELGSCDSLAYWNHAYDSENYNPSSWERFLVLRNESGSCIVRATITGFFGSSAADRYSAKLLEGSDNFLTDAVRLQLVSTLKVSPEFNLLYFNPNAKANLSITGGSCFLEAVVNDSRVVEVTQSPPGLQCLQLILSPKGLGTAVVTVYDIGLTPNLVASVVVQVADIDWIEIMSGEEISLMEGSSKSIGLMAGVDDGSTFDIPQYAYMNIRVHIEDDIVELADKDDFSSPSGRYIGAQTFKIRAKHLGVTTLYVSARRHSGHELLSQAIKVEVYAPPTIHPPNIFLVPGASYLLTIKGGPTLGAFVEYTTTDDAIATVDKTLGRLTATSPGNTTLLATVYGNGGDVICQADSSVKVGVPSSAILNVQSEQLAVGRETPIYPLFSEGDLFSFYGLCKDYKWNIEDEEVLTFGVPLVGSETVQHVSYVDNKELSFINVLYGRAPGRTNIAVSFSCDFISSGSHMEARTYNASLSLLVVSDLPLALGAPVTWLLPPHYTTSSILPSSVESHGQKDGQNRKGSIIYSLLRNCKEATEASQRAVSIDGDKIKTEESNNLACIQAKDRITGRTEIASCVRVAEVEQIRITNKELPVHSIDLAVGAEIELSISYHDAIGNPFYEASNVILHHAETNYPDVVSVNNTRGTNMIHLKAMRHGRALLRVSIDNRPQKSDYMLISVGAYVHPQNPVLHQGSSINFSVVGSDDQASGHWHSVNESVIVLHTQSGQAEAVGEGSTQVSFESSNVKLRTTVTVLPGSTLVVDAPKEMLTNVPFPSQGFSFSVKFSDTNDKINTVGSSKGAPYDCRVDPPFVGYAKPWIDLDTGNSFCLFFPYSPEHLVRTIPKLKDMKPYIYVSINASMKEHSHVSGSASALFVGGFSVMQMGKDIAQLNLTPDFNKTIITILGNTDVEIHWHGQDLLAINPIQKEGFGLSRRIDYEVKALSAKRFADKIIVKLPSTGQRVEVDVNYEPDEKSEATINFSFWAKVMGSIALTVITLIIGFICFLDRPLGSSQPPSTPLCSSSISAPVTPDRRSPLRLDEQSPRTPQPFVDYVRRTIDETPYYRREGRRRFNPQNTY